A section of the Dehalobacter sp. DCM genome encodes:
- the secG gene encoding preprotein translocase subunit SecG: MTIAIVIVLIISSLGLIATVLLQSGKSAGLSGSITGAGEQFFGKAAKGKDALFAKFGVAFAVLFLLSSLGLTIFMK; the protein is encoded by the coding sequence ATGACAATCGCTATTGTAATAGTATTAATAATCAGTTCTCTCGGGTTGATCGCCACCGTTCTTTTGCAGTCAGGAAAGAGTGCTGGTCTGTCCGGTTCGATTACCGGTGCAGGTGAGCAATTTTTTGGCAAAGCCGCAAAAGGAAAGGATGCCTTATTTGCCAAGTTTGGCGTCGCCTTTGCCGTATTGTTTTTATTAAGTTCTCTTGGGCTTACTATATTTATGAAATAA